The genomic DNA ATCGCATGCCCTACAAGTTGCTACCCATATATGAGCGTAAGGATTGAGTATCTCCTCCCATTCAAAAGCAGCACGCCACAGATTCATGAATTCAGCTCTTATTCGGACAGATCCATCTGCAGAATCCTCTCGCAGAAGGTCGGCATCACAAAAATATATACCCAAAAAAAAAAGATATCGTTGTGAGCTGCTATGGAGGATATCTCGGATCGCATCGCTGCGCTGGCTGCAAGGGCGCTCGAGCCGATCATCTCTGCGATGGATGCTGTCGAGATCTCATGTGAGATGGAGGCTGATGGCAGGCGCTGGATGCTGGAGGCGAGCGATGCGCACATATTCTGCCGCATGGGCATTGCAGACTGCCTGGAGCTCCTGGAGAGGAGTGCGGAAGAGCTTGGTGTGCCGCTGGAGGAGGAGCTAGTCGTGAGGCATCCCGAGATGGAGTTCGGCGAGAACATGGTCACCGGCTTCTTCGAGGCCTGGAGAGGAGTGGCGGTCAGAAGGAGGAACCCCATGGAGGATATACTCGACGCCCTCATCTCCGAGCTCGAGATGCGCGGGGTGAGCATATCTCTGGATGAGGATTTTCTGCTGCTATCCAAGCGCAGATCGATGCGCTGAACCGCTCTCGGCTCAGCCCTGCAGCGGGCTCATGCCTCTGCTCCTCACATCGATAAATGTGGGAAAGCCCCTTGCATTCAGCTCATCCTCGCCGAGAAGAATGCTGTGGCCCTGCGAATCACACGCTCTCAGCCATGATATCCGCCACCTACCAGGCTCCGCATCCGCCGGTATCCTGATATCACCCCGGTAGACGACTCCGCCGGTGCTGTCAGCGGTTGATGTCTGGTTCAGCTGCACCTCAGCCGACATCCCTCCGGAGGGGCTGACGAGCTTTATCAGCGGGGGAGATGCTCCGATCTCGGAGAGCGTGAGCGATATGTTAAGAGTATCCAGGCTTGCATTCATCACGCGGGGCTCGATCGTGAGATTCAGCAGATAGGGCCCGAGCCTGGCATCAAATTGAGAGTCGATGCCCTCCGCCACACCGCCCGACGGATCGCCGCTCGCGAGGACTATCCTCTTCTCGATCGAGAACACCCCTACCATATCCTCGGTCCTGAATCCATGAATTGCAGGATGGAGCGACGCGTCCTGAGCCTCAGCGGTTCCGTATGAGATGTGCGCCCATGCCAACGATCCTGAGATCATGAGGAAGAGCATGCAGACCAGAAGCAGCGCATCTCTGCACATCTGCCTGCGAGATGTTGCTCATCGTAGAAGAATTTTGCTCACGGCCGGTGGGAGCTGTCCGGATGGGTGCTGATGTCGGAAATCTGGACCTTACAGCCTTCAGCAGTCGAAAACACCCAATCCTTATTCAGACAGGTCCGGCCAGTGTGTCGCGCATCGACTCATCACCGCAGCCTTCCGGCTCTTCTGATGCGGGCCGCTGCCATCGCGAGCATCGACAATAGCACACCTGCTGCTGGAATCTGTCTCTTAGCGCTCTCACTCACGTTACTCGTTTCGGGATGTTCTCCTGCCAGTTCGGTCGCATTCACAGCAATCCCAGTCTCCTCCGTCACGTTCTCGACGATCAGATGGAAGCTCCTGTAGTTCGGAGGGGAGCCCTTCGCAGCGATACCGACCTCTATCGTATGATTCGCGGGAGAGATATCTCCTGCTGATAGATTCACGTTGAACGTCATCCTACCACCAGGATAGACCCATCTGGCTCTCGTCACATTCGATACTGATACACCCTCAGGCAAGCCTCTGAATACCAGTCTGGCATAGGCACCGTCACCTCCAAGGTTCTGTATCGTTATCGGAAGAGTTATGGTGGTGTTCGGACTCATGCTCACATCAGGAGCGTCAACGACCTTGAAGTACGGCGTGGCGCCTGCGGCATCCGTTGCTGCACAAATAGCCACAATCAGGACCACGATCACGGCAAGTTTTCTCATGATTGTTACATTGTCAAATTTTATAAAAGCATTTCCGGCTGGTATGTCAGATCTCGGCGTACTGGACTTCGGAAAGATCAGACGTGAAGATTCATGCTGCTCACAGGTGACACTTCACAAACCTCTCGAGGATCCAGCAGTTTCTGACCTCTGGGCTGAATAAAATACCGTAGACAGGGCGATCGCGTCCCACAAAAGCCTCACAGTTCTCCTCTATGGCTCTCAATTCGGATGGAAGCACCAGACGAAAGGCGTGGAGGTGGAACACAGGTATCGTCCGCGGCTCTCCGAGCAGCGGCGTCTCAGCGATGATCTTCACGTCTCCCATGCCGATGTGGATATACGGCAGCACGCTTCCACCCAAAATGGAGCATATGAGAGCTGCTCCAGTCGATATTCCCAGCATCGGGAGTTTGCATTCCCGTATCCAGGAGAGCTGATCTGCATCATCAAAACAGCGCCTGTCTTTGAGAGCTGTGCCGCAGAGTACGATCTTATCGTAACCATGCGGGTCATCGAGCTCACTGTAATGCAGAACATCGATCTCTGCGCCAGCTCTGCGAAGCGCTGCTGCAACAGGGTCGACGAACTCGTATCTTGAGAGCGAGCCCGCGCGATAGCACATGTCAAGGACAAGAATCACCGTATCACCATCTACGCATTGCCATTGTTCAGATGCCCCGGCTTCTCCACGAGCCTCGCTGACTCGATCACGTATCTACCCCGATTCCCGCTGAAGTGGCTTGCAGCGCGGAGAATCTCAAGACGCCTCCTGAAGATAGGCCCGTCCAGCACCAGCGTCTCTAGCTCGCCACCCTCCCCAGAGGGACTTATTCCATACCTTTTTTGAAGACCCTGAAGCTTTGCTATCATCCCATCATCAATCTCCGCTCCCAGAAAGCTCTCATCAAGGGGGTACGCGAAGACACCTGTCACAATGACCCTGAAGCCGTACGCTCTCAGCATCCTCAGATACTCGATTTGATCTAGCTGCCAGAGGGGGTTGAAGCACCAGAGATCAAGGCTGCTGCAGATCCTCTGGATTCTTGATGACTGGTAGACGGACTCGATCGCGCCTGTCACTATCCCCTCGATGCCATAAAGCCTGCGCGCCTCGATGATCGCATCTCTCAAATCCTCCAGCTCCATCTCCTCCACGCCCGGTGTTCGCCACTTGAGGATATCAACGCCAATGGCGGATGCCACAAGATCCGCGAGCCCTATGTTCGGGGTGTGGAACATGTAGCTCTCTTCATTCTCAGATATCAGGGTGATCAGACACCGTACGTCCTCATGTTCCATGGCCCTGTAGCAGGCGAAAACAGAATCCTTGCCGCCGCTGAATAGAACTCCGAGTTTCATATCAGACATATCTCATCCGTGCTGCATCTTCGGTACAGACCACCGCATCCAGTATGATATCTGGCATGGAACTTGTCTCACAAATCTCTTACTGACGATGAGCGGGACCTTTCCAGATAAGAGCTGTGGCCAAAAATCTGGATCTTCCCTCTTCTGCACATCATAAACACCTAATCCTTATTCGAACACATCCGATGAGCGGATCTCAAAATGCCACATCCCCAACAGGTCGCATGGTGGTCCTGAACCAGATGATGTGATTTTTAGGAGCTCCACTCATGGCAGGTTGTCCTCGCCATGAAGTCCGTGCTGCTTCTGGAGGCTCATGTCGATGAGTATCCTGAATATGCTCTTTATGCTTCCCGGATCGAGACCGAGCTCCGTGGCCATATCCACAGCCCTGCTGAGCACCAGTGCCTCCTGATCCGGATCGGATATCGAGAGGCCGAGCGCTGCCTTATCCCTGTAGATCTTCTCTGCAAGAGCCATGCGCTTCTGTATCAGCCTCAATATCTCCTCGTCTATTTTCTGTACCTCCAACCTGTGCTCAACCAAGCCCATCATATCCCCTCCTGAAAGAGATCCGCCTGCCCCATCCTGGCGCTTCTGTTCTCAACCGCTGCCCTTATGATCCTTCCGCCGAGAGATGACCATGCCTCCACAACATCATCTCCTGAGATATCATCGACGAGTGCAGCGTATGCTGGTCCGGTGCCGGAGAGAGTCGCTCCGGCTGCACCAGCCCTGAGCGCAAGGACGATCGGCTCCGGAGACCTGCGGAGCGCTGTGCAGTACAGTAGCCCGTTCAGTGTCATCGCTCCTGCATAATCCCCCTCAATCGCCATCTCAAACACAGCATCAGCAACCCTGGAGAGCGCTCTGCACCTCTCCACGTCAACATCTCTGGAGAAGAACTGTTCCTCAGGGATGAGGAGCACCACATCTGAGTGAAGCTCATCTCTTTTCAGGAGACATCTCTTCAAATTGTCCGTCACCACAACACCGCCGAGCATGGAGGCGCACGCGTCATCGAACGCACCGGTCACCGTGACGCCTGCGTCGAGAGCCGCCTCGACCCCAATGCGCACCGCATCGATCATATCGATCTCCTCGCCCAGTGCATCCACGGTAGCGAGAACCGCGGCGTTTGCAGCAGCACTGCTCGACTTCAGACCGCTTGCGACCGGTATCTCGCTTCTCGTCCTCACAACACCCCCGTAATCGAGATCGAAATGGCTCAACACACTCTCAACACATCTTACGATGAGCGTGGTATCGATGCCTTCCACATCCCCTCTCACACCCTCAGAATCGTCGAGCACAACCTCTGCTGATGTTCGGAGCGATATTCCGAACGCAGAGCCCTTCCAGTTCGCGATGGCGTTCAGCACAGTTGCTGCGCCGTATGCAGTGGCGTATCCCCTCATGGTGATGACCCCTTTGCCGGCATGCTCCATACGATGTTAAGAGAAGATCTCACGCCAAACCTGTCTCGATCATTCTTTTCAGCTTCTCGAGCTCCATCACGAACTCCAGCTTCTCCTCACGGGTGTACTTCGCCATGAGCTTATCCAAATAATCGAGCTCGCTGTATGTTGATTCAAAAGAGGGCTCGTAGCTGCCCAGCATGTAAAGCGGAATGACATCAACGCCACCCCTCGATGTTGTCTCCTGCAGATCCCTCACGACGATGATGAAGCAGTATCTTCTGTACCCGAGTCCCCTTGCAATATTCTTCGCCAGGCCGTCCATCTGCTGTATTCTTCTTGCTGAGAGGCTCTTGTATGCTGCCACGGAATCCTTGTATTCCACGAACATAACCGAGTCCTCTGACCAGAGTATGGCATCGTACTCCACTATTGCCACGGAGTTCTTGAGAGCGACGACATTGAAGAGAACACCCCTGCACCATCCGATGTTCAGATGTATCCTGAAATCGCTCTCGGTTGAGGGGGCCACCCTCGGCTTGAGGACATAAGGATCGCTCCTGAGCTCGATCATGAACGAATGTCTGAAACAAGCTTTTATAAAAAAATTCCCATCAGGATGCGGAACTCAAGAAACCATCAAATGGGATCATAACAGAGCTGGCACATGGAGTATGCTGTGAGCTGGTCCCAAGATAGCTAGCGTAACATGCTCAATACGTTGATATGAACTGCCCTCTTGGCAGATTTCTGGGATGAACAATCCCCAATGATGGCGACTTCAGTCGACCGCAACTCAAATACGCTCACGATATCGAGCAAATGCAGCCAGCGCCACCGGCAGGTCGCATGGGATGATGGTATAGGCACAACGGGATTGCCCCATCTATTGCCATGCAGTTTGAGATTGCCCGTTTGAGATTGCCCCAGAGAGAACGAAGAACAGCAACAGCACAATTCAGGTGTGCTGCATATCCGCTCTCATGCCTCTATCAGGACCTCCTGCGAGAGTATGTTGACCTCCTTGAGCTTACCGTCAACCTCCATCGATCCCCCGAGTATTCCCTCGAATAGAATCCTGCCATCCATGACAACGATCCTGACCACGCTCTCCATTACAAGCTCCTTCTTGCCACCGGCAACCATGTAGACCGACAGCTCACACATAACATCACCAATGGATATGACGGACCCGGCGGGACTCGAACCCGCGACCCCCGGGTTAGAAGCCCGGTGCTATATCCTGGCTAAGCCACGGGTCCATTCGGTTTCAGCCGCCCCTTGGCGGCATCTGGCCAAGCGACTGCCTCAGCTGGTCCTGAAGCTGATTGAACCTCGACTGTATCCGCTCCTCCTGCTTGGCAACCGTCTTCAGGCGGAGATCGAGAAGATCCACCCTCTCCTTCAGCTCTGTCATCAACGTCGCCTTGTCGGATCTGAGCATGAGCTCGCCGACATTCTTGTAGACCACCACATCGTCCGGAGACTTGTCCAGCTCCTTGATCGCAGCCTCAGCTTCTTTCTTGAGGAGTTCAATCTGGCTCTTCTGCGCAACCAGTGCTTGAGCCTGCTGCTGCAGCTGCTGCAGCTGAGCAAGCTGATTCTGCACCTGTGGGGGTAACTCTCCGCTCATATCTCAATCATCTCCACACATATCCTGACCAGCCTCAGCCAGGTGTTCAGGGCCGCTCTCAGGGAGACCACATCATCACCCTCGACGGTCAGCAACAACCCATTATTCGCAGCACGAATCTCCACCCTTCCACGATGGAGATCGTCATCAAGCTCCGGTTTCAGTGCATTGAGCACAACCTCTGAATCCGGCAGCTCAAAGATGATCTCTGCGCGGCCCCTCATACCATCAGATCGCCTTCATCCGCTTTACGGTTGTCGGCCGTTCCTTCATAAGTATTCTGTGGCCGCAGTAGGGGCATCTCACGCCTGCGTACTCATAATCAACTTCCACGGTCCTCTTGCACCTGGCACACTTGTAGGCCATCTACTCCGTCTCCATCGCCCTCTTTATCATGGATCTCACAACAGATCTTCCGGCGGATGTCACCGGAAGGTATGTGCCGCCTGCGAACTCATAGCCGCACTTGGAGCACTGCCATATCGCAGTGCCGACTCTCCTGACCCTGGTCCTGTTGCACCTAGGGCAGTCATACCTGACCCTGCTTTTCTCCTCGATATCGGCTACGAGCTTTCTGATCTTTCTTCCATACCTGGGCCCGAACCTGGCTGCGGACCTGGTCTTCCTACCCTTCTTGAATTGCTTGACCATAATGCATCATTCCAGAAACTTCTCTCGGATCTCCCTAGCATTATCACATGCTATATCAACAATGCGGTACACCTGATCCTCAGAGAGCATCCCCGGCCCGCTCTTCTGCATCCCGCATATCGTACCGTCTGCCTTTGTTATCACTGTGAGCTTGGCATCGGCTATTGCCTCCTCATCCACATCCGGATCGAAGAGAACAACATCCCCGAATTCGACGGCTGTCGTGGCTATGGGTATATCCCTGACCGGAAGCTGGAAGTCCTCGCCGAGACCGAACCGGCTCGCCGGCACAGTGGCTCCGAGAAGCGCTGCGATGGCGCCGAGGCTGGATGCATCCATGATATTCCCACAGTCATCCAGTATGTGTATGTCTATGAATATTATCCAGACCTTCTCCCCGGGAACGATGCAGAGTGCATCGAGATCAACAGAACCAGACTCGCGAACTCCCCTGTCGACAACCCGCGCGAGCTCTATTCCGTACTCGTTCGGCGGTCCCGGCTCGAATATCGGAGATGCCAGCGGCACAAGCTCTGCATTCGTTACTATAACACCACGGTTTGGAGCGTCCGGGAACGGCTCGCCCGGCTGTATCTTGATCCCGACCATGACCTGGGTTTTTCCGAGCTTGACAAGAGCGCTGCCTTCAGCTTTTTTTATTATGTTCCTCTCGATCTCTATCGGCCTGTATTGAGTAAAGGATCTCCCATCTGCACGCTCGCCGCGCAGCAGCAGGTTGTACAGGTAGTCCTTTCTTATCTCAGATATCACACTGCTCATCTTCTGCTCCCCTCATCCTGAAGGTCCTCGAACTGGCTGTATCTCTCTATGAGCACCCTTCTCTGGATCTTGTAGATCTCCTGGCACCCCTTCTTCGCGAGCTCCATCGCCTGGCGGAACTCATCCCTGGTCAAGATCCCGTCCATCTGCAATAGCGTGATCTCGCCGGTGGGCGTTATCGCGATCGGCATGTCCGCCTGGCCGAAGTTATCCTCATCCTTCATGGGATCCAGGACTATTTGGCCATCAACCTTCCCGGCTGCACATGACGATACAAGGCTTCTCATAGGAATGCCCGCGTCTGCGAGCGCAACAGATGCCGCATTTATCCCTGCAGTCCTGGTTCCGGCGTCTGCCTGTAGCACCTCCACGAATATGTCTATAACAGACTTCGGAAAGTATGAGGTCAGTATCACAGGCTCCAGGGCCTCACGGCTGACCTTCGAGAGCTCGTAGCTTCTTCTGTCTGGTCCGGGCCTCCTCCGCTCCTCCACGGAGAAGGAGGCCATGTTGTATCTGTACCTTATTATGGCCCTGTTGACCTCCTGGAGATGCCTGGGATGGACCTCCCGCGGTCCGTACACAGCAGCTATGACCTTGTTATCACCCATCTCCATGTAGCATGAGCCATCGGCTCTTTTGAGCACGCCAACCTCCATCTTTATGGGCCGGAGCTCATCGAAGCGTCTGCCGTCAAGACGAATTCCATCCTTTATGAATACCCTCTCATCCATATAATCATCCTCTGGCCCTTCTCGCATCCTTAATGTACTCAACAATCCTGTCTGTGAGGCCGTTCGTGTGGGCCTCCCTCTCGATCAGGAGTATGGTCTTCAAGGCCAGGTCCATATCCTCCTCGT from Methanothrix thermoacetophila PT includes the following:
- a CDS encoding glutamine amidotransferase-related protein; amino-acid sequence: MILVLDMCYRAGSLSRYEFVDPVAAALRRAGAEIDVLHYSELDDPHGYDKIVLCGTALKDRRCFDDADQLSWIRECKLPMLGISTGAALICSILGGSVLPYIHIGMGDVKIIAETPLLGEPRTIPVFHLHAFRLVLPSELRAIEENCEAFVGRDRPVYGILFSPEVRNCWILERFVKCHL
- a CDS encoding diphthine--ammonia ligase; amino-acid sequence: MSDMKLGVLFSGGKDSVFACYRAMEHEDVRCLITLISENEESYMFHTPNIGLADLVASAIGVDILKWRTPGVEEMELEDLRDAIIEARRLYGIEGIVTGAIESVYQSSRIQRICSSLDLWCFNPLWQLDQIEYLRMLRAYGFRVIVTGVFAYPLDESFLGAEIDDGMIAKLQGLQKRYGISPSGEGGELETLVLDGPIFRRRLEILRAASHFSGNRGRYVIESARLVEKPGHLNNGNA
- a CDS encoding chorismate mutase yields the protein MMGLVEHRLEVQKIDEEILRLIQKRMALAEKIYRDKAALGLSISDPDQEALVLSRAVDMATELGLDPGSIKSIFRILIDMSLQKQHGLHGEDNLP
- a CDS encoding shikimate kinase; its protein translation is MTMRGYATAYGAATVLNAIANWKGSAFGISLRTSAEVVLDDSEGVRGDVEGIDTTLIVRCVESVLSHFDLDYGGVVRTRSEIPVASGLKSSSAAANAAVLATVDALGEEIDMIDAVRIGVEAALDAGVTVTGAFDDACASMLGGVVVTDNLKRCLLKRDELHSDVVLLIPEEQFFSRDVDVERCRALSRVADAVFEMAIEGDYAGAMTLNGLLYCTALRRSPEPIVLALRAGAAGATLSGTGPAYAALVDDISGDDVVEAWSSLGGRIIRAAVENRSARMGQADLFQEGI
- a CDS encoding CooT family nickel-binding protein; protein product: MCELSVYMVAGGKKELVMESVVRIVVMDGRILFEGILGGSMEVDGKLKEVNILSQEVLIEA
- a CDS encoding prefoldin subunit beta yields the protein MSGELPPQVQNQLAQLQQLQQQAQALVAQKSQIELLKKEAEAAIKELDKSPDDVVVYKNVGELMLRSDKATLMTELKERVDLLDLRLKTVAKQEERIQSRFNQLQDQLRQSLGQMPPRGG
- a CDS encoding KEOPS complex subunit Pcc1 — protein: MRGRAEIIFELPDSEVVLNALKPELDDDLHRGRVEIRAANNGLLLTVEGDDVVSLRAALNTWLRLVRICVEMIEI
- a CDS encoding DNA-directed RNA polymerase subunit P, with product MAYKCARCKRTVEVDYEYAGVRCPYCGHRILMKERPTTVKRMKAI
- a CDS encoding 50S ribosomal protein L37ae; this translates as MVKQFKKGRKTRSAARFGPRYGRKIRKLVADIEEKSRVRYDCPRCNRTRVRRVGTAIWQCSKCGYEFAGGTYLPVTSAGRSVVRSMIKRAMETE
- the rrp42 gene encoding exosome complex protein Rrp42, with the protein product MSSVISEIRKDYLYNLLLRGERADGRSFTQYRPIEIERNIIKKAEGSALVKLGKTQVMVGIKIQPGEPFPDAPNRGVIVTNAELVPLASPIFEPGPPNEYGIELARVVDRGVRESGSVDLDALCIVPGEKVWIIFIDIHILDDCGNIMDASSLGAIAALLGATVPASRFGLGEDFQLPVRDIPIATTAVEFGDVVLFDPDVDEEAIADAKLTVITKADGTICGMQKSGPGMLSEDQVYRIVDIACDNAREIREKFLE
- the rrp41 gene encoding exosome complex exonuclease Rrp41, producing MDERVFIKDGIRLDGRRFDELRPIKMEVGVLKRADGSCYMEMGDNKVIAAVYGPREVHPRHLQEVNRAIIRYRYNMASFSVEERRRPGPDRRSYELSKVSREALEPVILTSYFPKSVIDIFVEVLQADAGTRTAGINAASVALADAGIPMRSLVSSCAAGKVDGQIVLDPMKDEDNFGQADMPIAITPTGEITLLQMDGILTRDEFRQAMELAKKGCQEIYKIQRRVLIERYSQFEDLQDEGSRR